The DNA region TTCAATTCAACGCCGACATCTTCGGCGAGCCCGGCGTCGAAGCCGAAACCGAGCTCATCGCGCTCCTCACGCAGTGCCTCTGCTCTTTCGGCCTCACGGCCGAGGATTTTTTCGTCCGTCTCAGCGACCGCAATCTCTGGTTCTACTACCTCGAAGCTCTCGGTCTCGACGACGCCCGCGCCCGCGGCATCCTCGGTGCCGTCGACCGGTATGAGAAACTCGGCGACGACGCTTTCAAAGGCTACGTCGAGCAATTCGGCCCGCTCGATCCCGCGCTCAAAGAAAAAGTCCTCGCCTTCCTCCAGATCAAATCGATCGACGTCCTCGAAGCCACGCTCGCGCCTTACTCGCAGGAAAAACTCACCGCCCGCCTCTCCGACTGGAAAAAACTCCTCGGCAACCTCGACGCGATGGGCCTCTCCCGCTTCGTCACCGTCGATCTCGGCGTAGTCCGCGGCCTCGCCTACTACACCGGCTTCGTCTTCGAGGCCTTTGATCGCAAAGGCGAACTCCGCGCCCTTGCCGGCGGCGGCCGCTACGACAATCTCGTCGGCAAACTAGGCTACGCCGAAATGCCCGCCGTCGGTTTCGCCATCGGCGACATGACCTTCGCGCTCCTCCTCGAACAACGCGGCCTCATGCCCAACTTCGTTCAAGCGCCCGACGTTTACGCCGTCATCGGCGGTGAAAAAGAACGCCTCGAAGCCTTCGCCGACATCCACGCGCTCCGCGCCGCCGGCTTCCGCGTCGAGTACCCGATGAAGGAAGTCGCCTTCGGCAAACAATTCAAAGCCGCCTCTGAATCCGGCGCGAAGCTCGCCCTCATCTACGGCGGCGACGAACTCACCAAAGGCGTCGTCAAAATCCGCGACCTCACCGACCGCAGCGAACACGAAGTCCCCCGCGCCCAAGTCCTCGCCAACGTGAAGAACTTCTTCTCCGGCGAGTGATTCTCTCGCCGTCGGCCCGAATGCTTGCACGCGCTCCGATTCTCACACCATCAGCTGCCGTCCCTCCGCCCCGCCGCTCAGATCGCGTAATCCTCCAGCTTCCCCTTGTCGTCAGGGAAACTCTTCGCGTCTCCGCCTTGCTCGCTCTGCTTCTTCCGGTCGTAGAAAATCCGCACATCCGCCTTCGTCGTCTGGAGCAGATGCGACGCCCGCAGCAGCGCCTTCTTGGTGCTCGCCGTCAGATTCGCCTCCGCCGGGAAAATATTCTCCGCCCCCAGCTTCTCCCACGCGCCGCTCGCACGGAGCACCTTCTCCACATCCGGGTTGATTCCGCTCACCAGCAAATGCCGGCCGCTCTTCTGCAAATACTCGTGCAGCTGTAGCAGAGACATCACCGACGTCGCATCTAGATGGCGCGCGTTCTTCATGCGTAAAATCACCACGCGAATATCGCCATCGTCCGCCAGATACCGCACCTGCTCCTGAAACAAATCCGCCGCCCCGAAAAACAATTCGCCTTCCACGTGCACGATCGAGATCGCGTTATTCCGTCTCTGCTTGCGATCGTCCAACTCCGTCAACGTTCCGCTGTCGCTAAAACTATACTCCACCAGCGAAGGCGCGCTCGCCTTGCGCAAAAACAGGATCAGCGATGCACCGATACCCACGTAGATCGCCGTATCGAGCTTGAGGAAAAACGCCGCCGCGATCGTCGCCGTGAACACGATCGCATCCGACCTCGTCGCTCTCAGCGCGATGCGGATCTGGTCGCGATGCACCAGCTTCCAGCCGATGCGGATCAAGTGCGCCGCCAGACTCGGCACAGGGATGAAGTTAATTAACGGCGCGACGAAAAACAGCGCCGCCAGCACCATCAAACTGCTTGAAAGCGCCGCGATCTGCGTGCGCCCGCCACTGTGGTAATTCGCTCCGCTGCGCGCAAACGACGCCGAGCCCGGCATCGCCCCGTAGAAACTATTCGCGACGTTCGCCAGCCCCATCGCCACAAGCTCCTGATTCGAGTCCAGCCGCTGCCCCGACTTCGCCGCCAGCGTCTTCGAGATCGAGACCGCCTCCAGCATTCCCAACAATGAAATCGCCAGCGCCGCACCCAGCAGCGGCGAGATCACCGACGGATTCGCCGACTCCAGCGGCATCCCCAGAAACGACGGCACAGCCACCGCCAGCGCCCCTTCATCCTGGATCGTGTGAATCCCCAACTGCGCCAGCCCGCCGTATTTCGTGAACAGCGACAGAAAAACCAATCCGAACAACTCCGCCGGCAACTTCGGGAAAAAATGTTCGATCGCCCAGAACAACAGCAGCGTCGCGCCGCCCATGAGCGCCGCGTACGGATTGAAATCCAGTGCCGCCAGGCTCACCGCCGCATGGACCAGCCCGTCCACGAAGTTCCCGCGCTCCCCCGCCACGATTCCTAACAAGTGAGGGATTTGTCCCGCAGCCAGCAGCAACCCGACCGCCGTGCTGTAGGCGATGATTACAGAGCGCGAAATGAACTGCGTCAGCTTCCCCAGCTGCGTCAGTCCCGCGATCAGTTGAAACGCACCGATCAGCAACGCCAGCAGCAGCGTTATCTGCGCCGGGCTAAGCGCCCCGACATCGCTCATCGAATAAATCGTCGCCGCCAGGATGATGCTGATCGAATTCGTCGGTCCAAAAACCAGATGCCGCGACGAACTGAACAGCGCCGCCACAAATCCCCCGATGATCACCGACATGATCACCATCAACGGCGGCAATCCCACGATCA from Nibricoccus aquaticus includes:
- a CDS encoding SulP family inorganic anion transporter, which codes for MPTPENAAAAVDQLQRFSKRWVRERFPLGDELRTYNWVKLKADLIAGATVSLVSIPQAIGFALIVGLPPLMVIMSVIIGGFVAALFSSSRHLVFGPTNSISIILAATIYSMSDVGALSPAQITLLLALLIGAFQLIAGLTQLGKLTQFISRSVIIAYSTAVGLLLAAGQIPHLLGIVAGERGNFVDGLVHAAVSLAALDFNPYAALMGGATLLLFWAIEHFFPKLPAELFGLVFLSLFTKYGGLAQLGIHTIQDEGALAVAVPSFLGMPLESANPSVISPLLGAALAISLLGMLEAVSISKTLAAKSGQRLDSNQELVAMGLANVANSFYGAMPGSASFARSGANYHSGGRTQIAALSSSLMVLAALFFVAPLINFIPVPSLAAHLIRIGWKLVHRDQIRIALRATRSDAIVFTATIAAAFFLKLDTAIYVGIGASLILFLRKASAPSLVEYSFSDSGTLTELDDRKQRRNNAISIVHVEGELFFGAADLFQEQVRYLADDGDIRVVILRMKNARHLDATSVMSLLQLHEYLQKSGRHLLVSGINPDVEKVLRASGAWEKLGAENIFPAEANLTASTKKALLRASHLLQTTKADVRIFYDRKKQSEQGGDAKSFPDDKGKLEDYAI
- the hisS gene encoding histidine--tRNA ligase; this encodes MATFQTLPGFREFYPDALARRNHLFRLWRQTVHTFGFAEYDAPVLEPLELYKTKSGDEIEAQLFSFTDKGGREVALRPEMTPTVCRLVGEKASSLKRPIKWFSIAEFYRYERMQKGRGRCFFQFNADIFGEPGVEAETELIALLTQCLCSFGLTAEDFFVRLSDRNLWFYYLEALGLDDARARGILGAVDRYEKLGDDAFKGYVEQFGPLDPALKEKVLAFLQIKSIDVLEATLAPYSQEKLTARLSDWKKLLGNLDAMGLSRFVTVDLGVVRGLAYYTGFVFEAFDRKGELRALAGGGRYDNLVGKLGYAEMPAVGFAIGDMTFALLLEQRGLMPNFVQAPDVYAVIGGEKERLEAFADIHALRAAGFRVEYPMKEVAFGKQFKAASESGAKLALIYGGDELTKGVVKIRDLTDRSEHEVPRAQVLANVKNFFSGE